From Veillonella dispar, one genomic window encodes:
- a CDS encoding Nramp family divalent metal transporter: MIDFLKKQLFTVHQNGKQQVSEVFKYIGPGIIVTVGFIDPGNWAANLAAGASYGYELLWVVTLSTIMLILLQHNVAHLGIVRGQCLSECAYEFLPRYVSRFVLSTAGIAAAATALAEFIGAAIALKMLFGIPLLIGSVLTAIICTIMLITNSYRKLERIIAGFVSLIALAYLVEVNMVNVDWAAAGIGWVDPKVPNESMLVILSILGAVIMPHNLFLHSEIIQSRQFNTQDPSVMKRQLRYEFLDTLLSMGIGWMINSAMILLAAAVFFAHGIEVTELEQAEELLRPLIGPAAGTIFAIALLFAGFASSATAGMAGASIFAGMFGESYDMKDFHTRLGLALTYIPALLLIVFVTDSFQALLISQMFLSLQLPITIFLQLYMTSSRKVMGQYANHTYTNVLLWGIGIVVTVMNIYLLYVGA, from the coding sequence ATGATTGATTTTTTAAAGAAACAGCTGTTTACCGTCCACCAAAACGGTAAGCAGCAGGTGAGCGAGGTCTTTAAATATATAGGACCTGGCATCATCGTAACGGTTGGGTTCATCGACCCTGGCAATTGGGCGGCCAATCTCGCTGCTGGTGCTAGTTATGGTTATGAACTATTGTGGGTAGTTACGCTATCTACGATTATGCTTATTTTATTGCAACATAACGTGGCCCACTTAGGCATTGTACGAGGCCAATGTTTATCCGAATGTGCTTATGAATTCTTGCCGCGTTACGTGTCTAGGTTCGTATTGAGTACGGCGGGCATTGCAGCGGCAGCGACCGCACTGGCCGAGTTTATCGGTGCAGCCATCGCATTGAAAATGCTTTTTGGCATTCCTCTTTTGATAGGTAGTGTTTTGACGGCTATTATCTGTACCATTATGCTCATAACAAACTCTTATCGGAAGCTAGAGCGTATCATTGCAGGATTCGTATCCCTCATTGCGTTGGCGTACCTCGTAGAGGTCAATATGGTCAATGTAGATTGGGCGGCAGCTGGTATTGGTTGGGTAGACCCTAAGGTTCCTAATGAATCGATGCTCGTTATTTTGAGTATCTTAGGGGCGGTTATTATGCCTCACAATTTGTTCTTGCACTCAGAAATCATCCAAAGTCGCCAGTTCAACACGCAAGATCCTTCTGTAATGAAGCGCCAATTGCGTTATGAATTTCTAGACACTCTATTATCTATGGGTATTGGCTGGATGATTAACTCCGCCATGATCTTATTGGCGGCGGCAGTGTTCTTTGCTCATGGCATTGAAGTAACGGAGCTTGAACAGGCTGAGGAGTTGTTACGACCTCTCATTGGACCTGCAGCAGGCACTATCTTTGCTATCGCATTGCTCTTTGCGGGCTTTGCATCATCTGCTACGGCAGGTATGGCAGGGGCGAGTATCTTTGCCGGTATGTTTGGTGAGTCTTACGATATGAAAGACTTTCATACAAGATTAGGCTTGGCATTAACCTATATTCCAGCATTGCTTTTGATTGTATTCGTTACCGATTCGTTCCAAGCCTTGTTGATCTCTCAAATGTTCTTGAGCTTGCAACTACCTATCACAATTTTCTTGCAGCTTTATATGACTAGTAGCCGCAAGGTAATGGGGCAATATGCGAACCATACATATACGAATGTACTATTATGGGGCATTGGTATTGTGGTAACTGTTATGAATATCTACTTACTCTATGTAGGCGCATAA